GCGTCGTAAATCGCATTAGCGACTTCAAGTTGCTTTCCGTCCTGAGTCGCCCACCAAATAAGACGATGGCAATCAAACGTGTTGATGTGCACGTGCATTTTTTCAAAATGGATTTCTGTGCCGGCGGCTTTCGCGGCTTTTTGCACCATCGCTTCTGCTGCTTGAAAGCGGCTGTCACTGCCAAATTTCTTTTTTAAATATTCAGAACGTGAAACGCCCTCTCGTGGAGTAGAAGCATCCAATTGAAACGGCAGAAAGCGCACATCAATGTCAAATTCATCGCGACTTTGAGCAACGGCATCTAAGAGGCTTTTTTTCCCGACAAAACACCATGGGCACACAATGTCGACAACGGCTTCTACAATGATTTTCTTTTTCATATTCCACCTCTCGCATATTATACTCAAACATATGGGTTTACGCCATCATCTCCAAGAGGCTCTTAAAATTAATCCTGTTCCTTCTCCGTGGCCTCGCATGGTGGTGTGCGCTTTCGCGACGGCGTTCCCGTTGGTGATTGGCGTATTATTGGGACAATTGCCTCTGTCTATTTTCGGAGCTTTAGTCGGATTTTTGCTGGTACTCAACGATCATTTGGGGACCTTGGGACACCGTCTTTGGGTGATCACGCTGACATTTTTATTTTTGTTAGGCGGACTTCTTATCGGAGTTCTTACTGGCGATCAGAGGTCACTTATGATTCCGATTTTGCTAGCCATCACCTTTTGGATGGGGCTTATGGGAGGAGAAGGTGCTGAGCTTGAGCGAGCCGTTCTTTTTGGCACCTTTCAAATTTTAGCGGGAGCTTATTCCATCGCTATCAAAAAATATTTCGCAGCCGCTTTAGCTTATGCGTTCTTGGGATATCTCTGTGTCATTTTATTTCTGTCCCTCTTAGTTTTTCTTCGTCGTCACAATCCGAATCCTTTTGCACGCCTTCGCACAAAATTTAAAGAATCTTTTAAGCAGGGAAAAAGTCGATACCTGTACGCCTTTAGCTACAGCGTGAGTGTTTTAATTACGTTGATCATTGTCGATTACTTTAAAATCGATCACGGTTATTGGGCCGTGGGGACTGTGCTCATCATCATGAGACCGGACGCGAAACAAAGTATTTACAGGAACTTGCAAAGATTTTTTGGAACCTTGATCGGCGTTTTGGTTGCGGAAGGACTTATTCTGACAATCCATTCTCCATGGCTTGCGATTCTTGTTTTAACGTTGATCAGTTTTTGGGGGCCTTGGGCTTTAAGTCGCAGTTACTGGTTGGGATCTGCCGTTGTCGTGGTGATGCTTCTTTTGATTTTGGATATTCCCAGCATTGAGCACGGCGACACTCACACGCCGCTTTTACGTTTGCAGGCCACGGGACTTGGCTGTCTCTTAAGTCTTTTGGGAGTCGTCTTTGCGAATCCTCAATTTCTCTGGAGAGACAGCCCGCCTCCCCGCGAATAAATTTATTTATTTAATTTGCCCATGTATTTTGGATTGAGCAGATTGTCGATGGAGAAAATTTCGCTCAACTGCTCTTGCGTGACGACACCTCTTTCAAGAGCCACTTCGGCAACACTTTTTCCCGTCTCTGCACAAATTTTTCCGATCTTATCACCTTCATCGTGACCAATCAGAGGATCGAGAAACGTAACGATACCAATGCTGTTCATCACATAATCACGGCAGCGATCTACATTGGCCGTAATGCCTTTAACACATTTGTTTTGCAAAGTTGTGCAGGCATGAGTCAGAAGATCCAACGACTCAAACATGCTGGATGCGATCACAGGCTCCATCACGTTCAGTTGCAGTTGTCCTGCTTCTGCCGCGAGGGTGATCGCCAAATCATTTCCGATAATTTTAAAAGACACTTGGTTGACGACTTCAGGAATCACTGGATTTACTTTCGCCGGCATAATGGAAGAGCCTGCTTGCATCTCTGGCAGATTGATTTCTTTAAGACCTGCACGAGGCCCCGAGCTTAGCAGACGCAAATCATTGCAGATCTTCGAAAGCTTCACGGCCGTGCGCTTCAACGCTCCTGAAATGATGATGTAAGCGCCGCAATCACTTGTGGCTTCAATCAAATCTTCGGATTGTTCAAACGGATAACCTGTAACTTCAGCTAACTTTTGCACGGCTAAAGGAGCGTAGCCTGGAGGCGCATTGATCCCCGTACCAATCGCCGTTGCACCTAAGTTTACTTCCAAGATTAATTTTTGAACGTTTTTAATCAAACGACTGTCTTCTTTAAGAAGTGTCGCAAAGGCATTGAACTCTTGTCCCAAGGACATCGGAACGGCATCCTGCAATTGCGTGCGCCCCATCTTAAGAACATTTTTAAACTCTTGCCCCTTGGCTTCAAAGGTCGCCGCCAAATCATCAATGGCTTTCACAGCGACATTGATGTGCTCATAAAGGCTCACGCGGAAGGCTGTTGGATACGCGTCGTTGGTTGATTGACATTTGTTCACGTGATCGTTGGGATTGATCACGGAGTAACTTCCTTTAGGAACTCCGCGCTTTTCTAAAGCGATATTTGCAATGACCTCATTGGCATTCATATTGACGGACGTGCCGGCTCCTCCTTGATAAACATCAGAAGGAAATTGTGAGGCCCATTTTTTTGGATCTTGCAAAATCACGTCACACGCTTCGACGATAGACTTTGCAATATCTGGTGGAATTGTACCAAGTTCTCCGTTGGCAAGAGCCGTGGCTTTTTTAGCCAAGGCCAAACCTCGCACGAAGAAAGCACTGTCTCCGATGGTCTTTCCGGAAATTTGAAAATTTTCAATCGCGCGCACAGTGTGAATGCCATAGTAGGCATCCGCAGGAACATTTTTTTCACCTAAAAGATCTTTTTCAACGCGGAATTTTTGCATAAGTCCTCTTTAATTTTTTAACTTCAAAATTTCACCGTGCTTCAAAACACGGAAGGCATCAGCACTGAGATTTTCTTTCTCTAAAGCTTTTTTCAAATCTTCTTGAGGTGCCGCCATCGCTTCATCAGACAACCGAAATGTGCCCCAGTGAACGCCGATGGAAAGTTTGGATTCTAAATCTTTATGAATTTTCACGGCCTCTTCGGGATCGACGTGTTGCTTTTTCATAAACCAACGGGGCTCGTAAGCTCCAATCGGAATGAGCGCAACATCCACCGCTCCTAATTTTTTGCGAATATCAGCAAAGTCTTGAGAGTATCCCGTATCACCCGTGTAAAGAGCTTTGAGATTTTTCCCTTGAATGTGCCAGCCACCCCAAAGAGTTTTGTTCGTGTCAAAAAGGCTGCGTTGGCTCCAGTGTTGAGCAGGCGTGAATGTGAGCGTCAGATTTTTGAACGCGACCTGATTCCACCAATCCACTTCTTTGACGTTTTTAATTCCTTCGGAATTCAAAAGCGCTTCATCACCTAAAGGCACAAGAAATAAAGTGTTGGAATCGCGCTTCGCAAGTTCACGCAATGTCGGAAGATCTAAGTGATCGTAGTGCGCGTGAGAAATCACGACGACATCAATCGCCGGAAGATCGGAAATTTCAAAAGGCAATGACGTGAGACGTTTGGGCCCCAGAAAACTCACCGGAGACACACGCTCAGAGAACACCGGGTCCATCAAAATATTGACGCCTTCAATTTGCAAAAGCGACGTCGCATGTCCCACCCATGTTAAAGTGTTTTCGCTGCGATTGTTGCGAAGATAATTTGTATCCGTTTTTACAACGACGGGCTGAAATGGCGGCTCTGGAGGCTTTGAATCTGTCAGGCGCGCCCATTGCCATTTCCAAAAGTTCGCTTTGGGAGAATTATCGTAGTTATTATAAAAACGATTTTCTCCACGATGAGGCTTTTTCGGGTCGTAATAACGATAGCTTTGACAGCCCGAAAAAAGGAGTACTCCTGTGGTCGCAATAAGGGTCCATTTCATCTGAGCAGATTCGCATTGAGCCTCTGCTCTAGGCAAGAAAGATGTTGCCTTGCGCGCCATGAAATAATAGGACTGATCTCTGACATCTCTCACAAGGAAAACACCCGTGATTCGTGAATTTTGGAAGCAGCAAAGTACAGCGCAGAAAGTCACAATTCTCTTTATTCTTACACTGCTATTTCGAGCTTTTTTCTCGTTAAACATTGGTTTGATCGACGATGAAGCGTATCACTGGTCTTGGTCAAAATGGTTGCAGCTTTCTTACTTCGATCATCCGGGCATGATTGCATGGCTTGAAGCCATCACGACGAGCCTTTTTGGTGACACATATCTGGGAGTTCGCCTTCCTGGTTTTCTGTGTTTTGTCGGAACAGTTGTTTTACTTTATAAGCTCACCAAAGATTTGTTCGACGAATGGGCCGCGATTTTTGTCGGCGTGATTTTGTTGTGGTCTCCGTTTTGGGGCTTCGGCGGTTATGTCGCTTCACCAGAACCGCCGTTTATGTTCTGTTGGGTGGCGGCTTCGTGGGTCTTCTGGCAAGGCGTGCGTGAAGATGACAAACGTTGGAGCGTAAAAAAAACGTGGTTGTGGCTGGGCGTTTTGATGGGCTTGGGACTTAATTCCAAATTCATCATCGCTTTGTTAGCACCAGGATTTGGACTTTATCTTCTGGCGACTCCGAATCGCCGCAAAGATTTGTTAACGCCATGGCCGTGGGTGGGATTTTTAATCGCAACCGCATTGTGCACACCGATTTTCTGGTGGAATCACATTCACGAATGGCCAGGATTTAAATATCAATTCCATGATCGTCACACCGGCGAGCATTTCAACTTGTCACGCTGGTTTGTATTCTTCGGCGCGCAGCTGCTCTTCACAACACCGTTCTTGTACGTAATGATTGTGTTGGCTTTTATTACTTCGTTCGTAAAAATCAAAGAGGCCCGCTGGAGATTTTTATTCTGCCTGACGGTGCCCTCTATCGCGGTCTTTTATCCGCAACCTTTGTTTGCCGATTACAAACCTCACTGGAGTGGGGCTGCTTACACATTGCTGCTGATCGGTGCCGGAGCTATCTGGTCCCAAGGTCTTTACTGGGGCCGCCGCAAAATCGTAAAACCAAGAAACAAAATCTACACATGGGGTATCGCCGGATTCTTCATCGTGTTGGGACTCGTCAGCTACACTCCGTTCGTGTATCCGTGGATTCCAAAAGCCTACAAACTTTTTAATCCCAACGGAGAATGGAAAACCACTTACGATTTCAGCAACGAATTCACAGGCTGGGAAGATTTAGGTCGATACGTCAATCGTCGCCAAAGAGAAATTCACGCCGAAAGTGGCAGAAAGCCTTTCATTGCGGCTCATCGTTATGAAAACACAGCGCAAACCACGTGGGGCACAAAACAAAAAGTGTACATGCTGAGTTCCACCGTTAGTCACTACACGGTGATGCAATCTCCTGAAGAGATGAACAATCTTAAAGGACAGGATGCGATCTTTGTGAGCACTGAGAAGTATCCAGCAGACCCTATCGAATGGGCGAAGTGGGATTCTTGCCAAAAAGAAGAAATGAAAACATTCCGTCATGGAATTCATGCTCGGACTTTTTACGTCTATTACTGCACAAATTTTCAAGGAATTACAAAATAGACAAGAGCTGGGAAAACACCCAGCTCTAAAGTCATTACTTGGAATTCAAGCGCTGTTCAATTTTATCCAGACGTGCTTTCAGTTCAGCGTTTTCTTTTTCAGTTTTTTCCACCTGAGATTTTAAACGCACACTTTCTGCCTCAAGAGTCTGCACGCGTGCATCGGTTTTTAACAACCACTCACGAAGTTCATGAATAGCATTGATCACAGGCGCCACCAGAACCTGATAAGCTACAGACTTAATTCCCTGTTTGTCTGTCTTCACAGCCTGCGGGAAAACTTTTTCAACATTTTGAGCGATAAGACCGATTTGCTCAGATGGATCACGGTTCTGATCAATCCAATGATAGGTGACCCCTTCTAACTGAGACACGGAATCCAAGGCGCCAGCGATAGATCGGATATCTTTTTTTAAGCGAATGTCTGAGTTCTGCGTGAGGGTTCCACCGATGTTCATGTTGCCCGATGACGTCAGACTCATTCTGCAAATGCCTCCGGCCTCAAAGCACATCGAGTTTGCTCCCAATGAAGCTGCCGTTGAAGATGAAAGCCAATTCCACGCAAGTCCGCCCGCGCCGGTGTTTTCGTTAGAAATTACGGTGTAGCCTCCGGGAGCATTTGCAGATACCTGCAACAAATGGGCAGGATTTATCGTCCCAATACCAACTTTGCCATTTTGATCAATACGCATTCTTTCTACACCATTTGTTGCGCCATTGGGAGTTGTTGCAAACTTCAGGTTGGCACCATGTGCAGACGTGGACCAGTTTTCAGTAGCATTGGATAACATCCCGTTGGGGGTACTTTGCATCGGCACAGTTGAACCATCATATCCGGTGAGTGTATAAAATCCCAAAGACGCCCCAGACGTCAGTGCTAACGGAGCTGATGGAGTTCCAAGGCCGCCAGCCACCTCGATCACGCCCCCGGTGTTCGCATTATTGAATGTGCGCACTGAGAGGCCGCGACCGCCGCCGCCAGTGCTTTCAACTATAACTGTATTTCTATCCTGAGTTGTCGTACCAATACCCACGTTGCCGCTGGCATTGACATTGAGTCTATTCGTCCCATTGGTTCGCAGTGAAACTGAATTGACAACTCCCGTTGTGGGATCTGCATTTATTCCAAAACCAATTCTGTTCGCTTCTGCAGAGGAACCTTTCGCCAACCAAAAAGCATTATTGGCACCGTCCACCGAAGAGGTTAGACGTGTGCCCATATTTATATTTCCGTTAACATCTAAGAGCGCTTGTGGATTCGAAGTACCAATACCGACATTTCCATTTGAACTGATGCGCATTTTTTCTAAATTGCTAGTATCAAAAATAATCGCCGCGGCCACACCATTAGAAATATACAAATCGTCTGAAGATCCATCGGTCAGACCTATCGAAGACTTCCAAGTTCCATCTTTTGAAATATCGATACTAGGGATTCCTCCCGCTGGAGAATCCAGTCCCAGAGGAATCGTTGAAGTCGTAAAGGATTTCAGCATGAGCGTTGCGCCCGCATCAAGGGCCGTGCCCATGGCGACATTTCCCGCGCTACCTACCGTAATTCGAGTTGCATTGTTAGTTTTAATGTTTAAATCGAAAGCATCATTCGTTCCAAGATTCGCCGTTGCTGAAAATGAATTTCCACCATTTAAAAACACGGAGCCCGTCGTGAAAGTTGAACAGATCATTAAGCCTGTGGCGTCGAAAGAAACCATCTGTCCAACCGCGCAGTTAAATGTTGTTACAGCGGAACCCGTTCCGTTAGAGGCAAGAAGTCTGTTTGCAGTAAGAGACGTCGCTCCCGTACCACCTTTATTTACTGGCACTGTAGAAGGAAAATTTGCCGGATCAGCACTGATAGTTCCTGATGTCACAGCAATACCTGCACCAACTTGCACGGCACCTTTAGTCGATGTTGTTGCATCGTTAATTGAGATCGCCGGAGTTGTTGAACCTGTTGCGACAACAATGGGAGCAGTGCCTGTGACATTTGTCACAGTTCCATTTGTCGGAGTGATCCACTGAAGACCCGAAGCTTGGGCAGAGTTTGCCGAAAGAACTTGTCCGTTTGTTCCGACTGGTAAACGAATATCATTTGTTCCGTCGTGAACAATCAAATCACCTTTAGTTGTGCTTGGAGAAAGACCATTGAAAGCCGCAATTGCAGTGGTTTGTCCCGTACCGCCATTTGCAATGGGTAAAGTACCAGTGATCTCGGTTGCAAGATTAACAGCAGCCCCATTGCTCGCAGCCGTTAAACGACCTTGAGCATCGACGGTGATATTTGCGCGAGTATAAGACCCTGCCGTCACAGCCGTGTTTGCTAACGAAATTGTTCCAGTAGAAGTGATCGGACCGCCACTTAAACCAGTACCAGTTGCGATATTCGTAATAGTACCACCAGCATTCGTGTCAGTATCATTCGCACACTCCCAACGAGAGTTGGCAGCGATCCATTTGATTACCTGGCCATCGGCACAAGCAACGTTATTCGGTTTATAAGTAAGATATTTTGAAGCAGCACTGTTAATATCTCCATAATCCAAAGTGACTGAGCCGGTTTTTGTGGCAACAGAAGTCACAGGAAAAGCGATCGCCGCATTCGATGCCGCAGTTAAGCGTCCCTGAGCATCAACAGTGAAAGTTCCAACTTGCGTTGTCGAACCATAAGAGCCCGCAGTCACCGCAGTATTAGCTAAAGAAATAGTTCCCATCGTAGTAATAGGACCACCGCTTAAACCAGTACCAGTCGTAATATTAGTCACAGTCCCACCAGCATTTGAATCCGCCGCAGGAGCCCACTTCGTTCCGTCATATTTCAAAACTTGGCCGGAAGTTAATCCAGTCGTATCAACATCAACGCCCTTGATTTTGTTTACAGAAACCGCACCAATAGTTCCACTCACGTCTCCCGCTACAGAAACATTGATAGACTGACATTGAAAGGAACTAGAAACCGAATTCCAATAAGGAGTTTGATGAGCAGCACAGTTCGCACTTCCCACAGCAGCATTAAATGCCGCTGTCGTGTGGTAAGTTGCAAGTGTCGAAGACAAGTTTGTTACGTCGCTAATTGCAATCGCAAAACTTCCCCACTGCGAGCCATCGTATTTCAAAAAATTTCCTGCGCCAGGAGCCGCATTTGAAACCGCAACTCCTTGAATCTTAGCCACAGAAGGATTCGGATAAGTCCCAAACAAATCTCCACCAGCAGATCCCGTTGGAATGCGCGCATCCGTGAAGCGAGTATCATTACCCGCCGCCACGGTCCCTGCAGTTGTACCGACGTTCACACTAATATTCGGGATTGAGGCTGTACCGGATTTTGCCAGATAGGGACCGGTCACATTAATGTCACTCACCATTCCCGCGCCACCGGCATCATTCTGACAAGTGAAGTTGACGCCATCAAAAGTGAGATACTGGCCCGGAGAACAAGTTTGCAAAGTATTTTTTAAAACGAAATCACTCGGTAACTTATCGCCCAACTTTGCCGCCGAATAGGAAAAGGAAGCAAAAGGGACCGAACGAATCTCGTTGTTCGGAGTGATCACCTTCCATCCAGTCCCATCGTGAAATTGAACTTTCAAAATACGAATGTCATCGGCATTCGCTACATAGGTGGCTCCGCCTTCACAGGTATGCGTGACTGCATTATTAAAGGCATCACGAAGTGTGTAAGAAGGACCGGTCGGATACAGGCGATTTCCAGAACCGATTGGAACATCAAAGATTCCTTTAGATCCTTGCATATTGATGTTGTCACGTTGTTCGCGATAAAGAACACAACTGCCGGAAGCATTCGTGATTTCAAAAGCAAAGCTGACATTATTGTATTCAAGAGGAGTCCCATCCGTTTTTAGAATACGACCTTGATAGGTAAAGGAACTCGGCGAAGCAAAAAGCTCCAGCGGTGCAAAGACAAGTAAACCAACAAGAAGGCACAGATACGTTCGGGATGCCATGCCCTCTTATCGGATTTTTAACAGAAACACTAAACTCGACTCTCTATAGAATGAATTTCGTAGCCAAATTCGAATTATGACTCACAAATGAATTCTCAAAATGAGACCTAGTGACGACGCAGGCCCGTTTTGATTTGGTTTAAACCCAATGCACCGATGCTCACAGTAGCCTTGATATCAGAAAATTGACTGCCATCCGTAGATGTCTGTGTAACCAAAGTTGTTTGGACCAGAACATCGTTAGAGGCGATTGTTTTACCAAGAGCGACGATCTTACCATCAAAATCGACTCGCGCTCCTTGAACTGCGACTTTCGATTGTTGTACCTGGCACTGAAAAATATCTGCTGCATTTACATTTTGCGAGCAAGAGTTTGAATCAAAAGTAATAATGAGAGCATTAAGTCCCGTCATTTGGAAAACATCCTTCAAATGACCTTCCGTCTCGGAATCCACCAGAGGACGATTGTCGGCATATGCCAGAATAGCTCCTTGAACGATGACCTGAACTTTTCCATCTTCCAAGGTGTTTGCAGACAAGGCACCTAAACCGTAGTTAAGCCAGCTCACCAAGTTTTTCTCGTCGATGTGACCCGCATGAGCTGTCGCCGTCAAAACCAAAACACTTAATAAAGCGATCAAATTTTTCATATTCAAGACCTCCGTTTTGAGATTCGCATGATTGCTCACGTGCAGCTCTTATATGGCGTGTTGATTCATTATGAAAATATATAGTGCCTATACTTATAATTAAGAATTTCTATGGATAAAACTTAATTAAGCGAATACTCGATAGGAACTGTAATAACCCAAGAGGTTTTTTGGATTTCTTGCGGGAAGGGTTTCATTCCGTCGATGCCTTTGACCAATTCGTGTGCGGCCTTGTTGAGGGAATCGTAAGGAGTTTTTTCTACGATCTCACTTTCTTTGAGAGATCCATCAGCGCCTAGAGTAAATCGCATTGTTACTTTTCCGGTGTGGCCCATTTTTTTTGCCATCATTGGATAGCGTTTGCGGCGCTCTAATAGTTTTTTTATTTCGTAGAGGTATCTTTGCTCTGGGGAAACTTCGATGCCGTTGGCGACACCTTCTTTGCCTTCTAATGCGCCTTTTTCTGATGTGCCCGCCAATGAGCCCATCGTTTTTCCAGATGAGACTTGTCGAGGTTCTGTTGTCGCTTCTACTTTTTCATTTTTCAATGCAGGCGCATCGGAGTCGTCAGCGGCGACGGCTGTTTTTATTTTTACCGGTTTGGCTTCTTCGATTTTTGGGGCTCGTTCCTGGCCTCCATCGCCGTACATGAGTTCCACTCCCACTGGTAATGGAACTATTTCTGGAGTGGCCAATGAAAGACCCAACAAGAAAGCTCCTCCGTGCAATAAGGCAGAGAGAAGAATTGTTTTATTTATGTTTAAAGAAATTCTCGGTAATTTCATAGGCTTCGCTTAAGACGCAGTTATAAGGTTGGATCTTTAAAAACTCAATCTTCGGGTCCTAAAATGTATTAAATGCATTTAAAGGCGTCTTGATTTCCTGCAAATGAAAATCTACTGAAAAACGGTTCTTCGTTTAAGAACTATGCAGGATTCGCAAATTTGCGCTTCGTGGGACTTCTGTAATTCTCGTTCCTTGTTTCTTTCGTTTTAAGGCGTTCGAAGCTCAGCACAGAGCTTGCTTCTTGAGCCTCGTTGACTTTTTCAAAAGGAATTCGCGATGAAAAGAATGGCTTGCACTTTGGCGATGCTGATGGGATTTAGTGCGGTGGCTAACGATGGCAGTGTCTATGGTATGGGCGGCATTGGTCGCGCTTCTGACGGAAATTCGACGGGCTATCAAGGTGGTCAGTATGGCTATGAATACAAGACCGGACAAAACTCTCGCGTCGGTGTGATGTACTACAACGAAGGCACTCCAGAGAACAATCATCGCGATGGTTTTGCGGTGATGGGTTGGTACAATCAACCGATTACGAAAGATCTTTCTATTCAAGCCGGTGTAGGTCCTTATTACTCGATGAACACGACAACTGTGAATGGCGAGCAACTCAATGATAAAAAATTGGGAGCCATGG
This region of Bdellovibrio sp. BCCA genomic DNA includes:
- a CDS encoding DsbA family oxidoreductase, producing the protein MKKKIIVEAVVDIVCPWCFVGKKSLLDAVAQSRDEFDIDVRFLPFQLDASTPREGVSRSEYLKKKFGSDSRFQAAEAMVQKAAKAAGTEIHFEKMHVHINTFDCHRLIWWATQDGKQLEVANAIYDAYYVKGEDLSKMENLQIVMSRVGYEPQKVEEFLKSSQGSQEVKNLIEEAYNIGVSGVPFFILNREIGISGAQPKEIFLQAFQETQTHQED
- a CDS encoding MBL fold metallo-hydrolase, coding for MKWTLIATTGVLLFSGCQSYRYYDPKKPHRGENRFYNNYDNSPKANFWKWQWARLTDSKPPEPPFQPVVVKTDTNYLRNNRSENTLTWVGHATSLLQIEGVNILMDPVFSERVSPVSFLGPKRLTSLPFEISDLPAIDVVVISHAHYDHLDLPTLRELAKRDSNTLFLVPLGDEALLNSEGIKNVKEVDWWNQVAFKNLTLTFTPAQHWSQRSLFDTNKTLWGGWHIQGKNLKALYTGDTGYSQDFADIRKKLGAVDVALIPIGAYEPRWFMKKQHVDPEEAVKIHKDLESKLSIGVHWGTFRLSDEAMAAPQEDLKKALEKENLSADAFRVLKHGEILKLKN
- a CDS encoding energy transducer TonB, whose translation is MKLPRISLNINKTILLSALLHGGAFLLGLSLATPEIVPLPVGVELMYGDGGQERAPKIEEAKPVKIKTAVAADDSDAPALKNEKVEATTEPRQVSSGKTMGSLAGTSEKGALEGKEGVANGIEVSPEQRYLYEIKKLLERRKRYPMMAKKMGHTGKVTMRFTLGADGSLKESEIVEKTPYDSLNKAAHELVKGIDGMKPFPQEIQKTSWVITVPIEYSLN
- a CDS encoding ArnT family glycosyltransferase; the protein is MIREFWKQQSTAQKVTILFILTLLFRAFFSLNIGLIDDEAYHWSWSKWLQLSYFDHPGMIAWLEAITTSLFGDTYLGVRLPGFLCFVGTVVLLYKLTKDLFDEWAAIFVGVILLWSPFWGFGGYVASPEPPFMFCWVAASWVFWQGVREDDKRWSVKKTWLWLGVLMGLGLNSKFIIALLAPGFGLYLLATPNRRKDLLTPWPWVGFLIATALCTPIFWWNHIHEWPGFKYQFHDRHTGEHFNLSRWFVFFGAQLLFTTPFLYVMIVLAFITSFVKIKEARWRFLFCLTVPSIAVFYPQPLFADYKPHWSGAAYTLLLIGAGAIWSQGLYWGRRKIVKPRNKIYTWGIAGFFIVLGLVSYTPFVYPWIPKAYKLFNPNGEWKTTYDFSNEFTGWEDLGRYVNRRQREIHAESGRKPFIAAHRYENTAQTTWGTKQKVYMLSSTVSHYTVMQSPEEMNNLKGQDAIFVSTEKYPADPIEWAKWDSCQKEEMKTFRHGIHARTFYVYYCTNFQGITK
- a CDS encoding tail fiber domain-containing protein, coding for MASRTYLCLLVGLLVFAPLELFASPSSFTYQGRILKTDGTPLEYNNVSFAFEITNASGSCVLYREQRDNINMQGSKGIFDVPIGSGNRLYPTGPSYTLRDAFNNAVTHTCEGGATYVANADDIRILKVQFHDGTGWKVITPNNEIRSVPFASFSYSAAKLGDKLPSDFVLKNTLQTCSPGQYLTFDGVNFTCQNDAGGAGMVSDINVTGPYLAKSGTASIPNISVNVGTTAGTVAAGNDTRFTDARIPTGSAGGDLFGTYPNPSVAKIQGVAVSNAAPGAGNFLKYDGSQWGSFAIAISDVTNLSSTLATYHTTAAFNAAVGSANCAAHQTPYWNSVSSSFQCQSINVSVAGDVSGTIGAVSVNKIKGVDVDTTGLTSGQVLKYDGTKWAPAADSNAGGTVTNITTGTGLSGGPITTMGTISLANTAVTAGSYGSTTQVGTFTVDAQGRLTAASNAAIAFPVTSVATKTGSVTLDYGDINSAASKYLTYKPNNVACADGQVIKWIAANSRWECANDTDTNAGGTITNIATGTGLSGGPITSTGTISLANTAVTAGSYTRANITVDAQGRLTAASNGAAVNLATEITGTLPIANGGTGQTTAIAAFNGLSPSTTKGDLIVHDGTNDIRLPVGTNGQVLSANSAQASGLQWITPTNGTVTNVTGTAPIVVATGSTTPAISINDATTSTKGAVQVGAGIAVTSGTISADPANFPSTVPVNKGGTGATSLTANRLLASNGTGSAVTTFNCAVGQMVSFDATGLMICSTFTTGSVFLNGGNSFSATANLGTNDAFDLNIKTNNATRITVGSAGNVAMGTALDAGATLMLKSFTTSTIPLGLDSPAGGIPSIDISKDGTWKSSIGLTDGSSDDLYISNGVAAAIIFDTSNLEKMRISSNGNVGIGTSNPQALLDVNGNINMGTRLTSSVDGANNAFWLAKGSSAEANRIGFGINADPTTGVVNSVSLRTNGTNRLNVNASGNVGIGTTTQDRNTVIVESTGGGGRGLSVRTFNNANTGGVIEVAGGLGTPSAPLALTSGASLGFYTLTGYDGSTVPMQSTPNGMLSNATENWSTSAHGANLKFATTPNGATNGVERMRIDQNGKVGIGTINPAHLLQVSANAPGGYTVISNENTGAGGLAWNWLSSSTAASLGANSMCFEAGGICRMSLTSSGNMNIGGTLTQNSDIRLKKDIRSIAGALDSVSQLEGVTYHWIDQNRDPSEQIGLIAQNVEKVFPQAVKTDKQGIKSVAYQVLVAPVINAIHELREWLLKTDARVQTLEAESVRLKSQVEKTEKENAELKARLDKIEQRLNSK
- a CDS encoding FUSC family protein, whose amino-acid sequence is MGLRHHLQEALKINPVPSPWPRMVVCAFATAFPLVIGVLLGQLPLSIFGALVGFLLVLNDHLGTLGHRLWVITLTFLFLLGGLLIGVLTGDQRSLMIPILLAITFWMGLMGGEGAELERAVLFGTFQILAGAYSIAIKKYFAAALAYAFLGYLCVILFLSLLVFLRRHNPNPFARLRTKFKESFKQGKSRYLYAFSYSVSVLITLIIVDYFKIDHGYWAVGTVLIIMRPDAKQSIYRNLQRFFGTLIGVLVAEGLILTIHSPWLAILVLTLISFWGPWALSRSYWLGSAVVVVMLLLILDIPSIEHGDTHTPLLRLQATGLGCLLSLLGVVFANPQFLWRDSPPPRE
- the aspA gene encoding aspartate ammonia-lyase, with the protein product MQKFRVEKDLLGEKNVPADAYYGIHTVRAIENFQISGKTIGDSAFFVRGLALAKKATALANGELGTIPPDIAKSIVEACDVILQDPKKWASQFPSDVYQGGAGTSVNMNANEVIANIALEKRGVPKGSYSVINPNDHVNKCQSTNDAYPTAFRVSLYEHINVAVKAIDDLAATFEAKGQEFKNVLKMGRTQLQDAVPMSLGQEFNAFATLLKEDSRLIKNVQKLILEVNLGATAIGTGINAPPGYAPLAVQKLAEVTGYPFEQSEDLIEATSDCGAYIIISGALKRTAVKLSKICNDLRLLSSGPRAGLKEINLPEMQAGSSIMPAKVNPVIPEVVNQVSFKIIGNDLAITLAAEAGQLQLNVMEPVIASSMFESLDLLTHACTTLQNKCVKGITANVDRCRDYVMNSIGIVTFLDPLIGHDEGDKIGKICAETGKSVAEVALERGVVTQEQLSEIFSIDNLLNPKYMGKLNK